One window from the genome of Magnolia sinica isolate HGM2019 chromosome 4, MsV1, whole genome shotgun sequence encodes:
- the LOC131242344 gene encoding putative WEB family protein At1g65010, chloroplastic, producing MQPSKPRAWSSEIPQRTSPPPPSLRTVPYANGTAAVQSDPDQGPTKALARSSSAKIAAMAERRIARGVEMQNQLAQLQEDLKKVKEQLATTEEEKSKILDELREMKNLAEDANSKLTKALVAQRQAQEGWDIEKVRFKELEQASVESAQKRDQAWQLELEALQIQQSLDVEALASATQELNRVNRELSSTLEEKTEAVREAEGARIAADANSKRVKELLLKLYSVKEPLNQANSNTSSAIETGASELGKAKDIEVSLAEREPSVEKLEPELSNEGKPESWVMELLSTSETRIGNLELELEKAKESEAKTFESLISQTKQLEETKISLEEAKLEIASLHENIKSLEVSISQSSRDLSVSHRCLEIAKLDTHSVKETAEALKSELQIAKDNLDHAQEKEELALQNAQCLKEEMNILRNELKLAVEAEEKSKKAMDGLALALKEVTTEANQAKENLISTQSQLEKAGMDVDRLKLRLMRAEEKYQALLDEVKSEADQVARISRQENSKLRDIMKQAVNEASVAKEAAEIARMENSQLKDSLSEMGSTLERINQENQRLKINETGATENVKEPASLPIVETPPNESEAVKKPSTTAKEFKESKKAAKFLSGPLKKPHIPNVEIENPRIGNGLKDEGDDSDESKGSIFDMVPEKDDMHPSVHIMTHRRAASAVLFDDIEATNFDDFDPIDGSQFDEIETDKSLDSKHKKKKALLSRFGGILRKKSSK from the exons ATGCAACCTTCCAAGCCAAG AGCTTGGTCTTCTGAGATTCCACAAAGGACATCTCCTCCTCCTCCTAGTCTCAGGACCGTCCCATATGCGAACGGGACGGCGGCGGTTCAATCAGATCCTGATCAAGGACCCACAAAGGCTCTTGCACGGAGTTCATCGGCCAAGATTGCTGCGATGGCAGAG AGGCGGATTGCCAGAGGAGTCGAAATGCAAAACCAATTGGCCCAGCTTCAGGAAGATCTGAAGAAGGTGAAGGAACAATTGGCCACAACAGAGGAGGAGAAATCTAAAATTCTCGACGAGCTTAGAGAGATGAAGAATCTGGCAGAAGATGCGAATTCGAAACTCACCAAGGCTCTGGTGGCTCAGAGGCAGGCACAGGAGGGCTGGGATATAGAGAAGGTCCGTTTCAAGGAATTGGAGCAGGCGAGTGTTGAATCGGCTCAAAAGAGAGACCAAGCATGGCAGCTCGAGCTCGAAGCTTTGCAGATTCAACAAAGTTTGGATGTGGAGGCTCTTGCGTCAGCCACCCAAGAACTCAACCGGGTGAATCGAGAACTTTCCTCGACTCTCGAAGAGAAAACAGAAGCTGTTAGAGAGGCCGAGGGTGCAAGGATTGCCGCTGACGCCAATAGCAAGCGGGTCAAGGAACTCTTACTGAAGCTCTATTCTGTCAAAGAGCCTCTGAATCAGGCTAATTCTAATACAAGTTCGGCCATTGAAACGGGCGCATCTGAGCTTGGAAAGGCAAAAGACATTGAGGTGAGTTTGGCTGAAAGAGAACCGTCTGTAGAGAAACTAGAACCAGAGCTAAGTAATGAGGGAAAACCCGAGTCTTGGGTAATGGAATTGTTATCCACTAGCGAGACAAGAATAGGAAATCTAGAGCTAGAATTAGAGAAAGCAAAGGAATCTGAAGCCAAAACATTCGAGTCACTGATCTCCCAAACAAAACAGTTAGAGGAAACCAAGATCTCACTTGAAGAAGCCAAGCTTGAGATTGCTTCTCTTCATGAGAATATCAAAAGCTTGGAGGTTTCCATCAGCCAAAGCAGTAGGGATCTCAGCGTATCTCATCGTTGCCTTGAGATAGCGAAGCTCGATACACATTCTGTAAAAGAAACTGCCGAGGCCCTCAAATCTGAGCTTCAAATTGCAAAAGACAATTTGGATCATGCTCAAGAGAAGGAAGAACTTGCCTTGCAGAATGCCCAGTGTTTAAAGGAGGAAATGAACATTCTTAGAAATGAACTGAAATTAGCAGTGGAAGCGGAAGAGAAGAGCAAGAAGGCCATGGATGGTTTAGCACTAGCATTGAAAGAAGTCACCACAGAAGCCAATCAGGCAAAGGAGAACCTCATATCAACACAATCCCAACTAGAAAAAGCTGGGATGGATGTGGACCGTTTGAAGCTGAGGTTAATGAGAGCAGAGGAGAAATATCAAGCTCTTTTGGATGAAGTGAAGAGCGAGGCCGATCAAGTGGCTAGGATCTCAAGGCAAGAAAATAGCAAGCTGCGGGACATAATGAAACAAGCTGTCAATGAGGCCTCCGTCGCGAAAGAGGCAGCAGAGATTGCTCGGATGGAGAATTCCCAACTGAAGGATAGCCTATCAGAAATGGGAAGCACGTTAGAGAGAATAAACCAAGAAAACCAACGTCTCAAGATCAATGAAACAGGAGCAACTGAGAATGTAAAGGAGCCGGCGAGTCTTCCTATTGTGGAAACACCTCCAAATGAATCCGAAGCAGTTAAGAAACCCAGCACAACAGCTAAAGAATTCAAGGAGAGTAAGAAGGCTGCGAAATTTCTATCAGGGCCATTGAAGAAACCACACATACCCAATGTTGAAATTGAAAATCCAAGAATTGGGAATGGATTGAAAGATGAAGGCGATGACTCTGATGAGTCTAAGGGGTCGATATTCGATATGGTGCCAGAGAAGGATGACATGCATCCTTCTGTTCATATCATGACCCATCGAAGAGCTGCATCTGCAGTGCTCTTTGATGATATAGAAGCTACGAATTTTGATGATTTTGATCCCATAGATGGAAGTCAATTTGACGAAATAGAGACCGACAAAAGCTTAGATTCCAAGCATAAGAAGAAGAAGGCGTTGCTTAGTAGATTCGGAGGCATTCTGAGGAAGAAAAGCAGCAAGTAG
- the LOC131244346 gene encoding transcription factor WER-like, with product MERNGFKKGLWTHEEDRILIEHIKIHGKGRWNRIAKMTGLKRSGKSCRLRWMNYLSPGIKRGKFSKEEDDLIIRLHNLLGNRWALIAGRVPGRTDNQVKNYWNSHLSKRVRTEKNKGNAVSSALTLSMEGGEEGDLISQLPSNGGRGGVCGPHLKEGHQMATMSCAPQEEHETSECVVSSYWFSGDDFLGLNAPSLMDLLDGSDLHVPWEKF from the exons ATGGAGAGGAATGGCTTCAAGAAAGGTCTATGGACACATGAGGAAGATCGGATTCTCATCGAGCACATAAAGATCCATGGAAAAGGTCGATGGAATCGAATTGCCAAGATGACAG GTTTGAAAAGGAGTGGGAAGAGTTGCAGGTTGAGGTGGATGAATTATCTAAGCCCCGGTATAAAGCGTGGGAAATTTTCCAAGGAAGAAGACGATCTCATTATACGTCTCCATAATCTACTTGGAAACAG gtgggccctcatTGCGGGCCGGGTTCCTGGCCGGACGGACAATCAAGTGAAGAACTATTGGAACAGTCATTTAAGCAAGAGAGTGCGAACTGAGAAGAATAAGGGCAATGCAGTATCCTCCGCACTAACACTCTCTATGGAAGGTGGAGAAGAAGGTGATTTGATTTCTCAGCTACCAAGCAACGGTGGAAGAGGTggggtatgtgggccccacttgaaggAGGGCCATCAGATGGCAACAATGAGTTGTGCCCCACAAGAAGAACATGAAACGAGTGAGTGTGTTGTGAGTTCTTATTGGTTTTCTGGTGATGATTTTCTAGGCTTAAATGCCCCAAGTTTGATGGATCTTTTAGATGGATCCGATCTTCATGTACCCTGGGAGAAattctaa